In Nymphaea colorata isolate Beijing-Zhang1983 chromosome 3, ASM883128v2, whole genome shotgun sequence, a genomic segment contains:
- the LOC116250494 gene encoding (+)-neomenthol dehydrogenase, producing MEASRATQISPARWWTKETVAVVTGGNKGIGFEIVRQLAEEGLTVVLTSRDVCRGQAAVKSLRSIGCTGILYHSLDVADPSSIRDFVSWLKTSLGGLDILVNNAAVSFNDIDENSVEHAETVIATNFSGPKLLTESVLPLFRPPASSARILNISSRLGLPNKLRNPALKRLLEDEERLSEVGIEEMVRTFLSHVKQGTWEEEGWPKVWTDYSVSKLALNAYSVLLARRLKDRGVGVNCFCPGYTITSMTKGRGVHTAAAAARSAVRIVLLPPDGHPTGKFFIKDQPHHYCKL from the exons ATGGAGGCTTCCCGAGCAACTCAGATCTCTCCGGCCag GTGGTGGACGAAGGAGACGGTGGCGGTGGTGACGGGCGGCAACAAGGGCATAGGATTTGAGATAGTGAGGCAGCTGGCGGAGGAGGGGCTGACGGTGGTGCTGACATCCAGGGACGTCTGCAGGGGACAGGCCGCCGTGAAATCGCTGCGCTCGATCGGCTGCACCGGCATCCTCTACCATTCCCTCGATGTGGCCGACCCTTCCTCCATCCGCGACTTCGTCTCCTGGCTCAAGACCTCACTTGGTGGCTTGGACATCCTG GTCAATAATGCCGCTGTATCTTTCAACGACATCGACGAGAACTCGGTCGAGCATGCAGAGACTGTGATAGCCACCAACTTCAGCGGACCGAAGCTGCTGACCGAGTCTGTGCTGCCACTCTTCCGGCCCCCCGCTTCCTCCGCTCGCATCTTGAACATCAGCTCCCGCCTCGGCTTACCCAAC AAATTGAGAAATCCGGCGCTGAAGAGGCTGCTGGAAGACGAGGAGAGGCTGTCGGAGGTCGGCATCGAGGAGATGGTGCGGACGTTTCTGAGCCACGTGAAGCAGGGGACGTGGGAGGAGGAAGGATGGCCGAAGGTGTGGACCGACTACTCGGTGTCGAAGCTGGCGCTCAACGCCTACTCGGTGCTTTTGGCCAGGCGGCTGAAGGACCGTGGCGTGGGGGTGAACTGCTTCTGCCCTGGTTACACCATCACGTCCATGACCAAGGGCAGGGGCGTCcacaccgccgccgccgccgcgaGATCTGCGGTGCGGATTGTGCTCCTTCCGCCTGACGGGCACCCCACCGGAAAATTCTTCATTAAAGATCAACCTCATCACTATTGTAAGCTCTAG